A single Caldanaerobius fijiensis DSM 17918 DNA region contains:
- a CDS encoding ComF family protein encodes MNFMDIIYPVRRCPLCGNKVFKYGLCKSCLEEMEFIKDRICMVCGKPLGDNYEGDVCPDCIGGRSFDKARSALVYNERLHDMVYLFKYKGKLDMAEPFGKMMVDVLKSWNPDVDVIIPVPMHPERLAQRGYNQAYLLARVVSRISRLPLREDLVRIKHTSVQAKLDKLERFDNMKGAFCIKGGEKICCDNVLLIDDILTTGATADAASSILKAGGAHKVYVLTLATGRNT; translated from the coding sequence ATGAACTTTATGGATATAATCTACCCTGTTAGAAGATGCCCATTATGTGGCAACAAGGTTTTTAAATATGGCCTTTGCAAAAGCTGCCTTGAGGAAATGGAATTTATAAAAGACAGGATTTGCATGGTTTGTGGGAAACCTCTTGGTGACAACTATGAGGGAGACGTGTGCCCTGATTGCATCGGCGGGAGGAGCTTTGATAAAGCCCGCAGCGCGTTGGTTTATAACGAGCGTCTTCACGACATGGTGTATCTATTTAAATACAAGGGTAAACTGGACATGGCTGAACCCTTTGGGAAAATGATGGTGGACGTGCTTAAATCGTGGAATCCTGATGTAGATGTGATAATTCCTGTGCCAATGCATCCCGAGAGACTTGCGCAGAGGGGATATAATCAGGCATATCTGCTGGCGAGAGTAGTAAGCAGGATTTCAAGGTTGCCTTTGAGAGAGGATCTTGTCAGGATAAAACACACCAGTGTTCAAGCTAAATTAGATAAGCTTGAAAGGTTTGACAACATGAAAGGAGCATTTTGTATAAAAGGTGGAGAAAAAATTTGTTGTGATAATGTACTTTTAATTGACGATATTTTGACGACAGGTGCTACGGCTGATGCTGCTTCTTCTATTTTAAAAGCAGGAGGAGCACATAAGGTTTACGTTTTAACCCTGGCGACAGGTAGAAATACGTAG
- a CDS encoding TIGR03826 family flagellar region protein, which produces MELRNCARCGKLFLYRGSPYCPECQKLDEEDFAKVKDYLYENPGASVMEVSEATQVSPDKVLRYLKEGRLELTSEQDSILLRCERCGKPIRTGRYCETCIAEISKGLRKGLETRLKSTKDNERLYIEDRIKNRRNSD; this is translated from the coding sequence ATGGAACTCAGGAATTGTGCAAGGTGTGGGAAGCTGTTTTTGTATAGGGGAAGTCCTTATTGTCCGGAATGCCAGAAGTTAGATGAGGAGGATTTTGCAAAGGTAAAGGATTATCTATATGAAAATCCTGGGGCGTCAGTGATGGAAGTATCGGAAGCTACACAAGTATCGCCCGATAAGGTATTGCGGTATTTAAAGGAAGGTAGATTAGAACTTACGTCAGAGCAAGATAGCATTTTATTAAGATGCGAACGCTGCGGAAAACCCATACGAACGGGGAGATATTGTGAGACATGCATAGCTGAAATAAGCAAGGGTTTGAGAAAAGGTTTAGAAACTCGTTTGAAAAGCACAAAGGATAATGAGAGGCTTTATATAGAAGATAGGATAAAAAACAGGAGAAATTCCGATTGA
- a CDS encoding flagellar protein FlgN produces the protein MEKLIDELIRILSVILSTYKELYELQKKQTAVIVAGDMEKLQEILRREDAIITSLGELERARNDIVFEICQKGNLNGDVSLTKIASIGIRGGELLELQARLKDVINDVSQQNSLNGKLVKQALEYIDRSINAIKSAMIQDNGIYKREHSSENAISLFDRKV, from the coding sequence ATGGAAAAACTGATTGATGAGCTGATAAGAATTCTCTCAGTGATACTGTCTACTTATAAAGAACTTTATGAATTACAAAAAAAGCAGACGGCTGTTATAGTAGCAGGTGATATGGAAAAATTGCAAGAAATACTCAGACGGGAAGATGCCATTATAACTTCGCTGGGTGAACTGGAAAGGGCGAGGAACGATATTGTTTTTGAGATTTGCCAGAAGGGCAATTTAAATGGTGATGTATCGTTGACAAAGATAGCGTCTATAGGAATTCGGGGCGGTGAACTTTTAGAGCTTCAGGCGAGGCTTAAAGATGTGATAAATGATGTAAGCCAGCAAAATAGCCTCAATGGAAAGTTAGTAAAGCAGGCATTGGAATATATAGACAGATCTATCAATGCCATTAAATCAGCAATGATCCAGGATAATGGCATATATAAAAGAGAACATTCAAGTGAAAACGCGATAAGTTTATTTGATAGGAAGGTGTGA
- a CDS encoding DEAD/DEAH box helicase family protein, which yields MKYAIYAAYDGDTVEYRYTHDIRVDEAFYSGKFTVERISPYMPIGYADYLLREICSKPGFVLRFLKKAVRQEVRDRAMRIKRRVEELKISCIDVSGSGYWIDEGIQGEILGVVKGKALLLDEIKSRLPYDEKTLCDNLQVLHLKGELDIIPSIRMCSDGYTCQRCGSHEVFKYSCQRCGNECVYCEECLIMGRTLFCQPYILCPGRNGSGVYREVKLDMPVRLTPAQISASEEVRRFIEGTDREALVWAACGAGKTEVTFDGIREALSWGNKVLYAVPRRDVVIELSQRFKKAFPDEKIAVLYGGSEKTSSDFTIATTHQVMRYYEEFDLVILDEVDAFPYDGNDMLEMAVRRSMKRDGKLLYMTATPPVGLYRAYKRGKIKGILIPARHHGHPLPVPTILKANIDENMSALPKSICSFLEKCVKLNKRVIVFVPTVNLSIKIAEIIKNMGIDADYVYSKDPKRDVKRKRFYNGQLPVIVATTVMERGITVEGVQVIVLFADYNNVFDERTLVQMAGRVGRTESCSTGDVLFVSRTITEEMSTAIEMIEHMNRVAIKKGYVI from the coding sequence GTGAAGTATGCTATTTATGCCGCGTATGATGGCGATACTGTTGAGTACAGATATACCCACGATATTCGCGTGGACGAAGCTTTTTATTCCGGTAAATTTACCGTTGAGCGGATCTCACCTTACATGCCTATAGGCTATGCTGATTATTTGCTGCGTGAAATTTGCAGCAAACCAGGCTTTGTGTTGCGTTTTTTAAAGAAGGCTGTAAGACAAGAAGTTCGCGACAGGGCTATGAGAATAAAAAGACGCGTTGAAGAGCTTAAGATATCCTGTATTGATGTAAGTGGCAGCGGATACTGGATTGATGAAGGTATTCAAGGTGAGATTTTGGGTGTTGTTAAAGGAAAAGCATTGCTTTTAGATGAGATTAAATCCCGTTTGCCCTACGATGAAAAAACCCTTTGCGATAATCTGCAGGTGCTTCATCTCAAGGGAGAGCTGGATATAATACCCTCTATAAGGATGTGTTCAGATGGGTATACGTGTCAGCGCTGTGGATCTCATGAAGTGTTTAAGTATTCGTGCCAGAGATGTGGAAATGAATGCGTGTATTGTGAAGAGTGCCTGATAATGGGTAGAACCCTTTTTTGTCAGCCTTATATCCTGTGTCCTGGGAGAAACGGCAGCGGCGTTTATCGTGAGGTAAAACTTGATATGCCTGTAAGGTTGACACCTGCTCAGATAAGCGCTTCTGAGGAAGTGCGAAGGTTCATAGAGGGAACAGATAGAGAAGCTTTAGTATGGGCTGCATGTGGAGCTGGCAAGACAGAGGTCACCTTTGACGGCATAAGGGAAGCGCTATCATGGGGTAATAAGGTCTTATACGCGGTTCCAAGGAGAGACGTGGTTATAGAGCTTTCACAGAGATTTAAAAAGGCTTTTCCTGACGAAAAGATTGCGGTTTTATATGGAGGCAGCGAAAAGACTTCGTCAGATTTTACTATAGCGACTACTCATCAGGTGATGAGGTATTACGAGGAGTTTGATCTGGTGATATTGGATGAGGTGGACGCATTTCCCTATGATGGAAACGATATGCTGGAGATGGCTGTAAGGCGCTCTATGAAGAGAGACGGGAAGCTTTTATATATGACGGCTACACCTCCCGTAGGATTATATAGAGCGTATAAAAGAGGTAAAATAAAGGGCATTTTAATACCCGCGAGACATCATGGGCACCCATTGCCTGTACCCACCATTTTAAAGGCTAATATTGATGAAAATATGTCGGCATTGCCCAAAAGTATTTGTAGTTTCTTAGAAAAGTGTGTAAAATTAAATAAAAGGGTGATTGTATTTGTTCCCACTGTTAACTTGTCTATAAAAATTGCAGAGATTATCAAAAATATGGGAATTGATGCTGATTATGTCTATTCAAAAGACCCAAAAAGGGATGTAAAGCGCAAAAGATTCTACAACGGGCAGCTACCTGTGATTGTGGCCACTACTGTCATGGAAAGGGGCATTACAGTAGAAGGGGTGCAGGTTATTGTCTTATTTGCCGATTATAATAATGTGTTTGATGAAAGAACTCTTGTGCAGATGGCAGGTAGGGTTGGCAGAACTGAAAGCTGTAGTACAGGGGATGTGTTGTTTGTTTCCAGGACTATTACCGAGGAAATGAGCACAGCTATAGAGATGATTGAGCATATGAATAGAGTGGCTATAAAAAAGGGGTACGTGATATGA
- the flgM gene encoding flagellar biosynthesis anti-sigma factor FlgM — MRIENYSTQRVLASYNAQVKKDKAIARNAEEQKDSIIISEEGQLIHKAVARMKELPDVRCDVVEKLKQSINAGKYVIDAKQIAGNIIDRKA, encoded by the coding sequence GTGAGGATAGAAAATTACAGCACCCAGAGGGTGTTAGCAAGTTATAACGCTCAGGTAAAAAAGGATAAAGCTATAGCCAGGAATGCGGAAGAACAGAAAGACAGCATAATCATATCTGAAGAGGGTCAGCTCATTCACAAAGCCGTGGCAAGGATGAAAGAGTTACCTGATGTAAGATGTGATGTGGTAGAAAAACTAAAGCAGTCAATAAATGCCGGGAAATATGTAATAGATGCTAAGCAGATAGCAGGCAATATAATCGATAGGAAGGCATGA